From Patescibacteria group bacterium, a single genomic window includes:
- a CDS encoding four helix bundle protein — MRYKFEDLEVWQLSLKLIGSVYKIAKDFPDNERFGLTSQIKRAATSINLNIAEGSGRSTKKDFASFVRNSIGSTREVIACLRIAEQEKFLHTDSTTYEDTIQALYFKLIALDKSLRS, encoded by the coding sequence ATGAGATACAAATTCGAAGATTTGGAAGTCTGGCAATTAAGCTTAAAACTAATTGGATCGGTTTATAAAATAGCAAAAGATTTTCCAGACAATGAACGTTTTGGCTTAACATCACAAATAAAACGAGCTGCAACATCTATTAATCTCAATATAGCAGAAGGTAGTGGTAGAAGTACTAAAAAGGATTTTGCATCTTTTGTAAGAAATTCTATCGGTTCTACACGTGAAGTTATTGCCTGTTTAAGGATTGCCGAACAAGAAAAATTTCTTCATACTGATAGTACAACTTATGAAGATACAATTCAGGCATTATATTTTAAACTAATTGCCCTGGATAAATCTTTACGAAGTTAG